In Panicum virgatum strain AP13 chromosome 4N, P.virgatum_v5, whole genome shotgun sequence, a single window of DNA contains:
- the LOC120670364 gene encoding uncharacterized protein LOC120670364: MASLGQLVLVAGLAFLMLAAQDHVKHGPAEAAAGLLITAAAAAPAPPPEVINPPVQPLSSEEAEAGQRPPIPPSGPSDQFNDKVNGAKPSSGRTDGRRLGAP; encoded by the coding sequence ATGGCCTCGCTTGGCCAgctcgtcctcgtcgccggcctgGCGTTCCTGATGCTGGCGGCCCAGGATCACGTGAAACATGGCCCGGCGGAGGCAGCCGCCGGCCTGCTCATCACTGCAGCAGCTgccgctccggcgccgccgccggaggtcaTCAACCCACCTGTGCAACCGTTGTCGTCGGAGGAAGCGGAGGCCGGGCAGCGGCCGCCCATCCCTCCGTCCGGCCCGTCCGACCAGTTCAACGACAAGGTGAACGGCGCGAAGCCGTCATCGGGCCGCACTGACGGCCGGCGCCTCGGGGCCCCGTGA